The genomic DNA GGGTAATTTCATCAATGAAGTTACCCATTCTGTTAAATATCTGAATGCGATGATTGCCTGTATCACTTACTGCCACATATGTTCCGGAAACAGTTATGGCGTTGGGAGACAGAAACTGTCCCGGCTCATCGCCCTCTTCTCCAAACTCAAAGATTTTCTCTCCTTCTTCATCAAAAACAATTACCTTGTGTTGGGCCACATCTGTCACATACACACGGCCGTCTATTATTGCCAACCCTGCCGGACTCTCCAGATCCACTGAAGCGCCAAAGTAGTGAAGAAAGGTGCCGTCGGGTGTAAATACAGAAATGTTACCGTTATACATATCTGCCACAAGTATTTGTCCCTGGCTGTTTTCTGCTATACCATAGGGAAAACGCAATTGCCCCGGTTCTGTTCCTCTTTCACCAAAGCTATTAACATGGTTACCGTTATAATCAAATACCCGGATTTTGCTGTTGCCGGTATCCGAAACATAGATCTGCCTACCAACAACTGTTACATCCATGGGCTTATCCATGCTGTCACCAAAAGGTCCGTACATGGAATACAAATACTGGGGAACCCCAACTACCCCCGGCATATATTGTTGAGCCACTCGCAGGGGATTACGCAGGTGGTAATAAAAAAACGCAAAAATGAGAATCTGCAGGATAACCATAATCCTGAGAATGCGTTTTAACTTTTCCCTGTCAAATTCCAAAAAGATTTGTCTTGGATTTAAAGCTACAGACTTCATGATTTTCACCTCTTGTTAGTTATTGACCCAGATTCTCCAGTGCTGTACGGGCCTCAGTATTATTTGGATCAAAAGCTATTACACCCTGATAACTCTCTATAGCCTTATCCAAGTCCCCTAACTGTTCGTATACAAATCCTAACTCAATAAGCAGTTCTGTGCTGCGGGGGTTAAGCAAATATGCAGCGCTAAGAGCCTCGTGTGCTCTTTCAAACTGATTTTGTCTGGCATAGGCAATCCCCAAATTCAGTTGACTAACGTGATCCCGAGGTGCCAGGGAAACTGCTGTTGTAAATGATCTGACTGCCAAATCATACCTTTCCATTTGCATATAAGTCAGGCCCCGGTGAAAAAAGGCAGGAAAGTAATTATCATCTAAAGAAGCTGCTTTATCAAAATGGGCCAGAGCCTGGTTTAAATCATCTTTTTGGAAATAAGCCCAGCCTAGATTTACATGATTCTCCACGTTGTCAGGATCCTGGGCTACCCGCTGGCGCAGTGCTTCAAACTGCTGAATGTAATAGGGATCCGCACTGTATCTATCCCAGAAAAACAGCTGACCGATCCCATACAGGATTACATTGGCAAACATAAAAGTAATGACTATGGTGATCCATGCCTTGGTCGCTGAAACTTTTGGGTTGGGCCGCTGCTTTAGCATTTCATCTCTGTAAAAATCCGCCGCTGTTGAAACCATTTGATTGTTGCTCATAGTACCCTCCAATGATTATTTTTTGATATAATGACAGTCTCCGCAAACTCGGGGACTGTGGCATCGTAAACAATCCTGCTCCAGGCCATTTTCCACGGGAGTAGGGTGCTTGATGCGCCATCCATCTCTGTGCCTGCCCTGGTGACAGTTGCTGCAATTTACTGGTGTTATATTGGAAAATTCGCCTTGGTTATTGCCACCTAATTGTACATTGTGGCAGACCATACACCCCTGCGTTCCGTTAATTCTGGCATCTTTGGCGTGATTTAGGCGATACCTCTCGTCATGACCCTCAGGGCGCTGTAAGTGACACTCATAGCAGAGGCTGTTCTCCCGGGCGTAGGCGGCCACCGGGTCAGAGTGCTCCACTTCTTCGGCGTTGCGACGGGTCCAGGAGTGGCAGAAGTCGCAGGATTCCAGGTCTTGGTAGGCCTGGCGGCCGTGATCTGTCATAAAGTTTGGTGCGTTGTGGGAATCGGGATAGACGATTACCTGGTGGCAGGCTTCGCAGCTGTTGTCTGCCTGTAGAGCTTCGTGGCAGTCCATACATTCCTTCATATCCAGGTTTCTGTACTCGTAGGCCATCTGGGTACTGGCAAAAGCTGCGGTCCATTGCTCCACATTGGTGGAGAGGGTGAAGTCGCGGGTGGAGATGTTGGTGTGGACCACACCCTGGTGGCACTCCATACAGTCGATGTTGACGTCCTCGTGGCGGTAGTGCGGTACTATCAGGTCGCCGGAGGGTGTTACTTCGCGGTTTAGGGCGTGACAGTTGTAACAACCGTCGGCGGTCATCTTTTCCCGGGTTGTGATGGGCAGGTAGTACGTTTCGGTGAGGTACTTATAGCCCATTTGGGCCAGAGAGGCCTGAAAACGTGCTACTCCTTCCAGCCCTGGCTCCTGATGACAGGTCAGGCAGGAGAGATTGTTGTGTGCAGATGCTTCCCAGGTACGGACATGAGGCACCATAACATGACAAAGGGCGCAGGAATCCGGATTATTAATGTCGTGGCTGTAAGTCAGTACCATAACCAGAAAGAGAAATGATAAGGCACCGGCTAAGGCTCTGTTCTTGGACCGCGGGTCGCGTCCGTCGGGAAATTTGAATTTAAACTTTCGACCCATGTCGTTCCTCCTTGTTGTTGTATGGCTGCACCCCCTGCACCTTGTCGAAATGTGAAAGATAGTACAATCCTATTGAAAAAAAATGTCGCTGCCTGGCGAAATTAGGCCCATTGCACTATTGACTTTCGCTACTAATACTTCTTTCGTGACTAATGTTCCACTATCAGGAGGTCTTTTCCTCGAAACACATGCCCTGATAATCGCAGGACAATGTCCAACAGAAAAAAAGGACACCTCTGGGAAGATGTCCCATGGTGCCCTTTTTTAGGCATTTGCTGCCAGGTATTTACCTTTTTCAGTGATGATTTTGTTGTCTGCGGCCATTTTTTCCAGGTGCTTTTTTATCATTTGCCATTCGAAATAGTAGAAGAAGAACTCCGGTTCGGGATGGCGGGGATAGATTAGCTGTTTTGCGGCCAGATCTTCCAGTGTTTGCGGGGCTTTTAGTTCGTTGAGAATCATGTTCTCCCGGGCAGTAAAAACCTGGGCATAGTCTTTAAGGC from Dethiobacter alkaliphilus AHT 1 includes the following:
- a CDS encoding cytochrome c3 family protein, which encodes MGRKFKFKFPDGRDPRSKNRALAGALSFLFLVMVLTYSHDINNPDSCALCHVMVPHVRTWEASAHNNLSCLTCHQEPGLEGVARFQASLAQMGYKYLTETYYLPITTREKMTADGCYNCHALNREVTPSGDLIVPHYRHEDVNIDCMECHQGVVHTNISTRDFTLSTNVEQWTAAFASTQMAYEYRNLDMKECMDCHEALQADNSCEACHQVIVYPDSHNAPNFMTDHGRQAYQDLESCDFCHSWTRRNAEEVEHSDPVAAYARENSLCYECHLQRPEGHDERYRLNHAKDARINGTQGCMVCHNVQLGGNNQGEFSNITPVNCSNCHQGRHRDGWRIKHPTPVENGLEQDCLRCHSPRVCGDCHYIKK
- a CDS encoding 6-bladed beta-propeller, giving the protein MKSVALNPRQIFLEFDREKLKRILRIMVILQILIFAFFYYHLRNPLRVAQQYMPGVVGVPQYLYSMYGPFGDSMDKPMDVTVVGRQIYVSDTGNSKIRVFDYNGNHVNSFGERGTEPGQLRFPYGIAENSQGQILVADMYNGNISVFTPDGTFLHYFGASVDLESPAGLAIIDGRVYVTDVAQHKVIVFDEEGEKIFEFGEEGDEPGQFLSPNAITVSGTYVAVSDTGNHRIQIFNRMGNFIDEITHADGRNFVNPRGVGYTSRGELLTVNNMTHQTYIFNPNGEFQHILGQQGQGPGENFLPNGLYIDDQGRIYITDTSNRRVNVYQ
- a CDS encoding tetratricopeptide repeat protein; translated protein: MSNNQMVSTAADFYRDEMLKQRPNPKVSATKAWITIVITFMFANVILYGIGQLFFWDRYSADPYYIQQFEALRQRVAQDPDNVENHVNLGWAYFQKDDLNQALAHFDKAASLDDNYFPAFFHRGLTYMQMERYDLAVRSFTTAVSLAPRDHVSQLNLGIAYARQNQFERAHEALSAAYLLNPRSTELLIELGFVYEQLGDLDKAIESYQGVIAFDPNNTEARTALENLGQ